Within the Polymorphobacter megasporae genome, the region CGCGTGCTCGTCCGTCGTATCGAAGCCGAGGAAAAGACCGCGGGCGGGATCATCATTCCCGACACCGCCAAGGAAAAGCCCCAGGAAGGTGAAGTCGTCTCCGCCGGTTCCGGTGGCCGTCGCGACGACGGCGGCATCACGCCGATGGACGTCAAGGCCGGCGACAAGATCCTGTTCGGCAAGTGGTCGGGCACCGAGGTCAAGGTCGACGGCGAAGACCTGCTCATCATGAAGGAAAGCGATATCTTAGGGATCATCGGTTAATTCCGATCCCGAGCTTCGCAGTCCAATCCATTCAATCAGCTAAGGAATAATCACATGGCAGCGAAAGATGTCCGCTTTTCGCGCGACGCTCGTGAACGCATTCTCCGCGGCGTCGACATTCTCGCCGATGCAGTGAAGGTGACGCTCGGTCCCAAGGGCCGCAACGTCGTCATCGAAAAGAGCTTCGGCGCCCCGCGCATCACCAAGGACGGCGTCACCGTCGCCAAGGAAATCGAGCTCAAGGACCGCTTCGAGAACCTCGGCGCGCAGATGGTCCGTGAAGTCGCTTCGAAGACCAACGACAAGGCCGGTGACGGCACCACCACCGCGACCGTCCTCGCTCAGGCGATCGTTCGCGAGGGCATGAAGTCGGTCTCGGCCGGCATGAACCCGATGGACCTCAAGCGCGGCATCGACATGGCGGTTACCGCCGTCGTCGCCGACCTCAAGGCGCGCTCGAAGGATGTCGCCGGCACCGCCGAAATCGCCCAGGTCGGTACGATCTCGGCAAACGGCGAGACCGAAATCGGCGAGATGATCGCCAAGGCGATGGAAAAGGTCGGCAAGGAAGGCGTCATCACCGTCGAGGAAGCCAAGGGTATGGCCTCCGAGCTCGATGTCGTCGAAGGCATGCAGTTCGACCGCGGCTACCTCAGCCCGTACTTCATCACCAACCCCGAGAAGATGACGGTCGAACTCGACAACCCGTACATCCTCATCCACGAGAAGAAGCTATCGAACCTGCAGGCGCTGCTCCCGGTCCTCGAGGCCGTCGTCCAGTCGTCGCGTCCGCTTCTGATCATCGCCGAGGACGTCGAGGGCGAGGCTCTGGCCACGCTCGTCGTCAACAAGCTGCGCGGCGGCCTCAAGGTTGCTGCCGTCAAGGCTCCCGGCTTCGGTGATCGCCGCAAGGCGATGCTCGAGGACATCGCGATCCTGACCGCCGGTCAGATGATCTCGGAAGACCTCGGCATCAAGCTCGAGAACGTCACGCTGGCGATGCTCGGTCAGGCCAAGCGCGTCACGATCGACAAGGACAATTCGACCGTCATCGACGGCGCGGGTGATGCCGAAGCGATCAAGGGCCGCGTCGAGCAGATCCGTGCGCAGATCGAGATCACGACCTCGGACTACGACAAGGAGAAGCTCCAGGAGCGTCTCGCCAAGCTTGCGGGCGGCGTCGCCGTTCTCAAGGTCGGCGGCTCGACCGAAGTCGAAGTCAAGGAGCGCAAGGACCGCGTCGACGACGCCCTCCACGCGACCCGCGCTGCGGTCGAAGAAGGCGTTGTCCCCGGTGGCGGCACCGCGCTGCTCTACGCGACGAAGGCGCTCGAGGGCATGAAGGGTGCCAACGACGACCAGACCCGCGGCATCGACATCATCCGCAAGGCGCTGTTCGCGCCGGTTCGCCAGATCGCCCAGAATGCCGGGCATGACGGCGCGGTGATTTCGGGCAAGCTGCTCGATGGCGACGATCAGAACATCGGCTTCAACGCGCAGACCGACACCTACGAGAACCTGCTGGTCAGCGGCGTGATCGACCCGACCAAGGTCGTCCGCACCGCGCTTCAGGATGCGGCGTCGGTTGCCTCGCTGCTGATCACCACCGAAGCTGCGATCACCGACCAGCCGGCCGACGACAAGTCGGGCGGAATGGGCGGCGGCATGGGCGGCGGCGGAATGGGCGGCATGGGCGGGATGGACTTCTAGTCCACCCCAACCGCTGAACGGACGAAGGGCCGCGGTGCGAACCGCGGCCCTTTTTCGTTCGCCGAGACGATGGTCTGCAGCGGATACGAAAAAGGCCGCGGCGAACGCCGCGGCCTTTCCGTATCCGACTGGCGCTTAACGCGAAGCGGGTGCCGGGGTCTCGCTGCCGGCGCTGTTCGCCGGGGTGGTTCCGACACTGCCGCCCGCCATGCTGCTACCCGAGCTGCCGGCGGTCGTCGTTGCGCCCGAACCCGCGTCGGTCGCACCGCTCGACGGGGTCGAACCGGCTGCACCGCCGCTGACGTCACCGCCGGTTGCCGCGGCGCCGTTTCCGGCAGTGGTCGACGTGTCCGCGGTCCCGGTGCTGCCCATCGCGCTGCCGCTGGCTGCCGTATCGGTCGCGGTCGATGATGTCGTCGTCGTCGTCGCGTCGTCGGCCTTCTTGCCGCACGCGCCGAGGCTGAGTGCGGCGGCGATGGCGACGATGCTGATGGCGGTGCGCATTAATTTATCCTCGGTTGCTGGCAATCAGCCGCACAACCCGATCACTTCGACGTTGGTTCCGGTGCGGCGAGGGGTCGCGCAGGCGTCGTCGCCTCGCTGCGTGCCGCATCGGTATCGTCGACCGCCTTGCGCATTCCGGCGTCGATATCGCGCGCGCTCGCGCTCGCCGCCGGGTCGGGAGCCTTGTTGCACGCTGCGAGCGCAAGCAATCCCGCGAGGGCAGCGAGGCGGATCACGGCGCCTTGGGCGCGTCGGCTGAAGTCGCGGCAGGCGGCGTTGTCGCGTCGCCCGCGGGCTTGTCGGCCGCCGTCGGCTGGTCGGTCGCGCTCGGCACCGGGGTCGTCGGCACCGCCGACGGGGGCTGCGGCGTCGACGAGTCCGGCTGGCGCGTGCCGCCTGGCGCGAGCGGCGCATCGGCTGGGGTCATATCGTCCTCGTCGGGCGGATTGCCGTCGTAGATCTGCGACTGGCGATGCTGGAGATACGCCGACCGCACCGTCGCATATTCGTCGAGGCTGCCCGCGAGCAGCCCGTCGGCACCGGCGTCGATCAGCTGCGACCGCAGGTCGACCGCCTTCAGCCCGAACTCGGCGACCGAGTAATAGAATTTCCAGTCGATCACGGCGTTGCGGATATACGGCACCGGATCGACCGCGAACTCGACACCAAGCCCGACGCCGTCGCGCAGCGTCGATGGGCCGAAGAACGGAAGCATCAGGTACGGACCCGACTTGATCCCCCACACGGCGAATGTCTGGCCGAAATCCTCTTTTTCCTCGGGACGACCAAGATCGGTCGCGACGTCGGCGAGCCCGCCGACCCCCAGCACCGTGTTGAGCATGAAGCGGTCGACGGTGCGGAACGCCTGCTTGATCTTGCCCTGGAGCACCGCGTTGATGAACGACACCGGTTCGCCGAGATTGTTGAACCCGTTGGTCACGCCGTGGCGCGCCGCGCCGGGAACGACCGCGCGATACACATGCGCCGCGGGGAGCAGCGCATAGTGATCGAGCTTCTTGTTGATCGCATACAGCTTGCGATTGGTCTTCTCGTACGGGTCGCGATACGCCTCGGCCATGCTGCCCGGGTGCGGTGTCGCGCAGGCGCCGACCGCGACAAGCAGGGCAGCGGCGACGATGCGTTCGATGGTGCAGACTCGTTCGACGGCGAAATGGCGCATGTTGACCCTCGAAACGCGGCGTCGATGCGGTTGCCACAAAGCTTTCGGGGGTACAAGCACGCCGGTCGGTTGACCTCATATAAGGATATGTTTATATCCCAATCATGAATTCTTCGCTGCCGATCTTTCGCGCGCTCGCCGATCCGACCCGGCTGCGAATCGTGCTGCTCGTGCGCCACATCGAACTCGCGGTCGGCGAATTAGCTGCTGTCCTGTGCCAGAGCCAGCCGCGGGTTTCGCGTCACCTCAAGATTCTGGCCGATGCCGGCCTGCTCAACCGCGCCAAGGAAGGCGCGTGGGTATTCGTGCGGCTCGGTGACGCGGCCCGCGTCGGCCCGGCGCTGGCGATGCTCGACGCGCTCGGCGAGTCGGCGGCGGCCGACCTCGTGCGGTTGGCCGATGTCCGCAACGAGCGCGCCGCCGCCGCAACAGCGTATTTCGCAGCGCACGCCGCCGACTGGGACGGCATCCGTTCGCTCCACGCGGCCGACTGCGACGTCGAGGGCGCGATCGTCGACCTGCTGGTCGATCGCCCGGTCGGACGGCTGCTCGACATCGGCACCGGCACCGGGCGTATGATCGAGCTGCTCGGTCCTGGCGCGGTCTCGGCGATCGGCGTCGACCGCTCGCCCGAGATGCTCCGGCTTGCACGCGGCAAGATCGAGGCGGCGGGACTTGGCCATGCCGAAGTCCGCCACGCCGACATGTACGACCTGCCGCGCGCCGACGGCAGCGCCGATACCGTCGTCATCCACCAAGTCCTCCACTACGCGGCGACCCCCGAGCGCGTTATCGGCGAAGCGGCGCGGGTGCTCGGCGACGATGGACGGCTGCTCGTGGTCGACTTCGCGCCGCACGACCGCGAGGAGCTTCGCGCCCGTCACGCCCATGCCCGGCTCGGCTTCGACGATGCCCAGATCGGCGGCTGGCTCCACGGGGCCGGGCTCGCCGTAACGCGCACTGCGCATGTCACCACCCCCGGATTTCCGCTGACCGTCAGCCTGTGGCTTGGCGAACGAACCCCCCAAGCTGAAAGGCGCGCCGCATGAGCCTGTCGCTTTCACAAATGGCCGAGGCCGGACTCGCGCTTAATGCGCCGCTCTATGCCGATGTGCCGGGCGACATTGCAGTGTCGTTCGAGTTCTTCCCGCCGAAGACCGAAGCGATGGAGCGGACGTTGTGGGAGTCGGTGGAGGCGTTGACCCCGCTCGCACCGAGCTTCGTCTCGGTGACCTATGGCGCGGGCGGGACGACGCGCGAACGGACCCACGCCACCGTCGCCCGCATCGCCCGCGAGACGCCGCTCAAGGCCGCCGCGCACCTGACTTGCGTCGATGCCTCGCGCGATGAGATCGACGCGGTCGCGCGCGATTACTGGGAGGCGGGGGTTCGCCACATCGTCGCGCTCCGCGGCGACCCGCCGCGCGCTGGCGAGAAGTTCACAGCGCACCCCGACGGCTACGCCAGCGCCGCCGAGCTCGTCGCCGGATTGAAGCGCGTCGCCGACTTCGAGATCTCGGTCTCGGCTTATCCCGAAATGCACCCCGACGCGCGCTCGCCGACCGACGACATCGATAACCTCAAGCGCAAGCTCGACGCTGGGGCGACACGGTCGATCACCCAGTTCTTCTTCGAACCCGACACGTATTTCCGCTTCCGCGATGCCGCCGCCGCCGCTGGCATCACCGCGCCGATCGTCCCGGGCATCCTGCCGGTGAGCAACTTCGCGATGCTGAGCAAGATGGCGGGCAGCTGCAACACCGCGGTTCCGCCGTGGCTCGCGCGGCTGTTCAACGGCCTCGACGACAAGCCCGCGACGCGGCAGCTCGTGGCGGCGACCGTCGCCGCCGAACTCTGCCGCCGCCTGTACGCAGGCGGGGTCCGCGATCTTCATTTCTACACGCTCAACCGCGCCGAGCTGAGCTACGCGATCTGCCACATGCTTGGCCTGCGCCCGGTCGAGGCCGCCGCTATCCCTCAGGAACTCGCAGCATGATCAAGTCCACCGCGGCTGCGCGCCTTCGCGACGAGGCAGCCAAGCGCGTCCTCATCACCGATGGCGCATTTGGCACGATGATCCAATCGTACAAATTGACCGAGGCCGATTATCGCGGCGACTATGACCTGACCGACGACCAGAAGGGCAATAACGACCTGCTCGTGCTGACCCGCCCCGACGTCATCGACGCGATCACGCGTGCCTATTTCGACGCCGGGTCGGACATCGTCTCGACCAACACCTTCAACGCCAACACCATCAGCCAGGGCGATTACAACGCCGTCCATCTGGTCCGCGAAATGAACCTCGCGGCGGCGCGGATCGCGCGCACCGCTGCCGACGATTACGAAGCCAAGGATGGCCGCCCGCGCTTCGTCGCCGGGGCGGTCGGGCCGACCAACAAGACGCTGTCGCTATCCCCCGACGTCAATGATCCGGGCTATCGCGCGGTCGACTTCGACGAGGTTAAGGCAGTTTACGCCGACCAGGCGGCGGCGCTGCTCGACGGCGGCTGCGACTTCATTTTGATCGAGACGATCTTCGACACGCTCAACGCCAAGGCGGCGATCGTCGCGGTGATGGAGCTTGCCGAGGAACGCGGTACCGAGATTCCGCTGATGATCTCGATGACGATCACCGACATGTCGGGGCGCAACCTGTCGGGCCATTCGGTCGAGGCGTTCTGGTACACCGTCCGCCATTCGCAGCCGCTGACGATCGGCCTCAACTGTGCATTCGGTGCCGACCTGCTCCGCCCGCACGTCCAGGCGCTCAGCCCGATCGCCGACGCCTTGGTCATGGTCTACCCGAACGCCGGGCTTCCCAATGACCTCGGCGAATATGACGAGCACCCGCACACGACCGGCGAGTTCATCGGCGAATGGGTCGCGCAGGGGCTGGTCAACATCGTCGGCGGCTGCTGCGGCTCGACGCCCGCGCACATCGCCGCGATGGCGAAGGCCGTCGCGGGCAAGCCGGTTCGCGCAATCCCGAGTCCTGCGCCGTCGCTGCGTCTGGCAGGGCTCGACCCGATGGTCATGGCAGAGGCAGCATAGTGGCAACCGCGTTCAAGCTCGACGACGACGCCCCGGCACCGTCGCGCGCGACCTTCGTCAACATCGGCGAGCGGACCAACGTCACCGGCTCGGCGGCGTTCAAGAAGCTGATCATGGGCGGCGACTATACCGCCGCAGTCGAAGTCGCGCGCAGCCAGGTCGAGAACGGCGCGCAGATCATCGACGTCAACATGGACGAAGGCCTCCTCGATGCCGAGGTGGCGATGACCACCTTCCTCAAGCTGATCGCCGCCGAGCCCGATATCGCCCGCGTGCCGGTGATGATCGACAGCTCGAAATGGGCGGTGATCGAGGCGGGCCTGCGCTGCGTCTCGGGCAAGCCGATCGTCAATTCGATCAGCATGAAGGAAGGCGTCGAGCCGTTCCTCGCCGCCGCGCGCAAGTGCCGGATGTACGGTGCCGCTGCGGTCGTCATGGCGTTCGACGAGCAGGGGCAGGCCGACACCGCCGCGCGTAAGGTCGAAATCTGCGGCCGGGCGTACGACCTGCTCGTCGCCGACGGCTTCCCCGCCGACGAGATCATCTTCGATCCCAACATCTTCGCCGTCGCGACGGGGATCGAGGAGCACGACAATTACGGTGTCGACTTCATCGAGGCGTGCCGCGCGATCAAGCTCCGCTGCCCGCACGCGCGCATCTCGGGCGGCGTGTCGAACATGTCGTTCAGCTTCCGCGGCAACGAGCCGGTCCGCCGCGCGATGCACTCGGTCTTCCTGTATTACGCGATCGCGGCGGGGCTCGACATGGGCATCGTCAACGCCGGGCAGCTCGATGTCTACGACACGATCGACCCCGAGCTTCGCGACGCGTGCGAGGATGTCATCCTCAACCGCCCGGCGCGCGTTCCCGGCCTGACCAACACCGAGCGGCTGGTCGAGCTCGCCGACAAGTTCAAGGGCGGCGTCCAGGCCGAAAAGGCGACCGAGGAATGGCGCGGCTGGCCGGTCGCCAAGCGGCTTGAACACGCGCTGGTCAAAGGCCTCGACGCCTATGTTGTCGACGATACCGAGGAAGCGCGGCTACTCGCGACGCGCCCGATCGACGTCATCGAGGGCCCGCTGATGGCGGGGATGAACGTCGTCGGCGACCTGTTCGGCGCGGGCAAGATGTTCCTGCCGCAGGTGGTCAAGTCGGCACGCGTGATGAAGAAGGCGGTCGCGCACCTCCTCCCGTACATCGAGGCGGAGAAGTCGGAGGGCGCGTCGTCGAAGGGCCGGATCGTCATGGCGACGGTCAAGGGCGACGTCCACGACATCGGCAAGAACATCGTCGGCGTCGTCCTCCAGTGCAATAATTTCGAGGTCGTCGACCTCGGCGTGATGGTGCCGTGGTCGACGATCCTGAAAGCCGCGAACGACCATAACGCCGACATGATCGGCTTGAGCGGGCTGATCACGCCGTCGCTCGACGAGATGGTCACCGTCGCCGCCGAGATGCAGCGCGCGGGGATGACGATGCCGCTACTGATCGGCGGCGCGACGACCAGCCGTGTCCACACCGCGCTCCGCATTGCGCCGGCGTACAAGGGCCCTACGATCCACGTCCTCGACGCGAGCCGCGCGGTTGGCGTCGCCGGCGCGATGGTCAGCGAGACAATCAAGGACGAACTCGTCCAGCGCACCAGCGACGAATACGAGGCGATCCGTGTCGCCCGCGCGAACAAGGGCGATTCGAAGCTCGTGCCGCTCGCGGTTGCGCGCGCCAATGCCTACCGCGCCGACTTCGCCAAGCACCCGCCGGTCAAGCCCGCGACGACGAGCTCGATCCTCGCCGACTATCCGCTCGAGAACCTGATCCCGTACATCGACTGGGTGCCGTTTTTCCGCGCGTGGGAGCTGGCGGGCAACTACCCCGCGATCCTCACCGACCCGGTCGTCGGCGAGGCGGCGACGTCGCTGTTCGCCGACGCGCAGGCGATGCTCGAACAGATCGTCCGCGAGAAGTGGTTGACCGCGAACGGCGTCGTCGGCTTCTGGCCTGCGCGCCGCGACGGCGACGACGTCCTGCTGTTCACCGACGAGACCCGCACCACCGTCCGGTCGCGCGTGCCCTTCCTCCGCCAGCAGGTCGAGAAGCGCGAGGGCCGCCCGAATTCGTGCCTCGCCGACTTCGTCAGCGACGGCGACGACTGGCTCGGCGGCTTTGCGGTGACGGCGGGGCAGGGGATCGAGCCCCACCTCGCGCGCTTCAAGGCGAACCACGACGACTATAACGACATCCTGCTCAAGGCGCTCGCCGACCGGTTGGCCGAGGCGTTCGCCGAACACCTCCACGAGCGCGTCCGTAAGGAATATTGGGGGTACGCCCCGCTCGAACAGCTCAGTCCCGAGGACCTCGTCCGCGAGAAATACGCCGGCATCCGTCCGGCGCCCGGCTACCCGGCGTGCCCCGACCACAGCGTCAAGCCCGAGCTGTTCGAGCTGCTGGGCGCGACCAATGCGACCGGCATCACCCTGACCGAAAGCTTCGCGATGCTGCCGACCGCGGCGGTCAGCGGCTATTATTTCGCATCGCCTGAGGCCAGCTACTTCGGCGTCGCGCGCGTCGGCAAGGACCAGGTCGCCGACTATGCCCGGCGGCGCGGGGTCGATGTCGAGCAGGCGGAGACGTGGCTGCGACCGAACCTCGATGGCTGACCGCCGTCAGCGGATCAGATAGAATTCGGTCTCGCGGCCATCGAGCCAGTGGAAGGCTTTCCCGTCGAACCAGCCGTCTTCCTCGAGGCGGAACGGGATGGTCTGCCCGCCCCACTCGGGCACCGCCGCCTCGGTATTGAGCTCGATCGAGAACGCGGTGTCGGCAACGAGCGGATGCTCGCCGGTCGGGCTCGGCCCCTGATTGTCCCAATACCCGATCGACGACCCCGCCGCATGGCCGTGATAGCCGAGCGGGTGCGAATAGATCGAGGGCTTCAGGCCTTTGCTGATGGCATCCGCGCGCGTCTCCGCGAGGAGCGTGTTGCCCGTCACGCCGAGGCGGAACCGCGAGGTCAGCATGTCCTGAAGCTTGTTCGCCGCTGCGAGCCCCGCGCGCAATCCCGCCGGTGCGGCGGTCTCGCCGGGACGCAGGACATAGGCAAGCTGCTGGGTATCGGTGTTGAGACGGAGGTAGGTGATGCCAAAGTCGCACCACAGCATGTCGCCCGGCTCGATCACCGTCGCGCCCTCCAGCGGCTCTGGCGCACCCTTGCGGAACGAATCGATCGAGGGGTGGAACCACGTGTCGAAGCCGAGCGTGCGGATCCGCTCGCGCATCCACCACTGGACGTCCTCGGTCGTCGTCACGCCGGGGGTGATGACCTTGCGTGAGAACGCCTCGGCGATGATCGAATGCGCGATCGCGACGATGCCCGGATAGCGCGCGAGCTGGTCGGGGCTGCGCGTTTCGAGCCAGCCGACCGCCAGCGCCTCGCTTTCGACGATCCGGCTGCGGAGCGCTGGCGAGAGCGACCCGGCGAGCGCTTCGTATTGCGAATGCGTCAGCCCGTCGCCGAACGCCGTCAGCGGTGACACGTCGACGACGATCTTGTGCGGGTTTCGCGCTGCGACGATCGCGGCGAAGGCGCGCCACTGGTCGGGCTCCTTCGATGGGTCCCAAACCGGAGCGAACAGTCCGGCGAGACCGTAGCGGCTGACCGTCAGGCGTTCGAGCGGCTTGCCGCCGCCGGGATCGAAGAAGATCAGGATCGTCCGTCGCCGCGCGTGCAGGCTGCGCGCGTCGAGCATCGTCGCGACGACCGGATCCTCGGCATATTCGCGCGCGACGAGCACCCACATGTCGGCGTGCTGCTCGCGCATCAGGCGCGGCACGATCGTGTCGAGGCGGGTCTTGAGGTCGGCGTCGATCACGGCGGCCTGCTCGCGCAACGGGAGGACCGGCGGAGCGGCAGCGGCAGCGATCGTATCGGCCAGCGCCATCGCGCACACTGCCAAGCCAGTCAAAACCTTACGTCGCATCTCAGTCCCCCCGTTCCGTTGCCACCCGCTAATTCTGTCTGCCGCTACGGCAGCGCCTTGCCGATGCTGGTAACATACTCTTCCAGCTCGACAAAATTATGCAGTCCGAGTTGGCGCTCGCCTTGCTCGATCTCGTAGATCATGCCGCAAAGCCGCTCGTTGAGCCGTGTGTCGGCACCGACCGCGTTGCCGTAATCGACCAGCTTGCCGTTCGACGAGCGAACCTCGGAGGGGCGGTTGCGGTAGACGATGTCCCACCAGATGCCCGACCCCTGCTTGCGAAAGACGTGCCCGCCTGGCTTCTGGTCCTTCTTCAACAACCAGATCGCGTGATTGATGTTGGCGATCAGGCGCGCGGTGTCGTCGGCGGTCTTCACGCGGTAATTGGCGGGATCGAAGAAGTCGAACGCCTCGACCGCGATCCCGTTCGCGTCGGCGATTTCGAGCGCCTCGCGGACGACCGCCCCAGCGACACGCGCATAGCGTTCGTTGCCGAGCGTCTCGTGGATCCGCGCATCGGCGAGTGCGGAGAATACGACCTGCGCCGAATAGACTTCCTTCGCCCAGATCTGACCCCAGATGTTCGACGACACCTGCACCTCGGTCAGTTCGCCGAGCATCGCGGCAAGTTCGGTAAGCCGCGGCGTCGGCGCACCCGACATCTCGCCGAGCTGGATCGGGCCTTCGTGGACGAATTCGAGATGCCCAGGATCGACGAGCGCCCCGCCATAGTTCGGGATCGACCCCATGACGCGGCCCGCGGACCCGACGCCGGTCTCGTCGAGCACCTCGGCGATACGCGGCTCGTTGAAGCCGTTCTGGAACGAGACGACGAAGCTGTCGGCGCCGAGCAGCGGCACGACCTGGCGCAATGCCGCTTCGGTGTGCTGTGATTTGGTTGCGATCAGCACCGCTTCAAGCGGCCCGTTTACAACATCGGCGAGCGCGTCGATGTGCGCGGCGCGGACCGGCACACGCATTTCGCCACGGATGCCGTCGATGAAGATGCCGTCGCGGTTCATCGCGTCGACATGCTCGGCCCAGCGATCGACGAGCAGGACATCGTGCCCGGCGCGGGTCATATACGCCCCGGCAAGCCCGCCGATCGCGCCCGCGCCGATGATCGTGACCTTCATGCCGCTTGTTCCCCGACGCTGCCGTCGTTGTGATCGTTGGCGAAAATCGCCGAGCGGTCGCGGAATGCCTTGAATTCGAGGACATTGCCCGACGGATCGGCGACGAAGAATGTGCCCTGCTCGCCGGGCTGTCCGGCAAAGCGGACGTGCGGCGTGACGACGAAGTCGTTGCCGGACGCAGCGATCCGCTCGGCGAGGCGCTGCCATTCTGGCCAATCGACGATCGCGCCGAAGTGCGACAGTGGCACCTCCTCATCGTCGACGCGGGTCATCAGCACCTTTTCGGGGCGCGGGCCGACGTGCGCCGAAATCTGGTGGCCGTAGAATTCGAAGTCGATCCAGTTCGCCGCCTCGCGGCCCTGCCGACAGCCGAGCAGCCCGGCGTAGAAATGTCGTGTCGGCTCGATCGCATCGATGCGAAAGGCGAGGTGGAATGGGCTCATCGGGTGTCCGTGTCGGTTCGACGATCGGTTTACCGGCTTGCCGTGGGCTGACCAGCGACTTTAAAGTCCGGCTGACATGATTTCATTGCACCTTTGATGCGGCGTCGCCTGCTGCCGTCGTTGACCGCGCTACGGACGTTCGAAGCAGTGGCCCGTTCGATGAGCTTCACCGAAGCCGCCGCCGAGCTCAACGTCACTCAAAGCGCCGCCAGCCGCCAGGTTCGCGCGCTCGAACAATTCCTCGACCTGCCGCTGTTCGTTCGCGGCAAGCGCGCGCTCGAACTGACGCCCGAGGGGCGGGTCTATGCGGCCACCGTCAAGGACGCGCTCGACGGGATCGAGCTGGCGACGCTGCAGGTCATGGCGAACGAGCGCGGCGGCGGCGTGCTCACGATCGGGACGCTGCCGACGCTGGCGATGCGCTGGCTGATCCCGCGGCTGTCGTCGTTCAGCGACGCCCATCCGCGGATCACCGTCAACATCATCTCGGGCGACGGCCCGCTCGTGCTCGGCGCGCAGGGCGAAGACGTCGCGCTGCGCTTCGGCACCGGCGACTGGCCCGAGAACGACGTCTACCGCCTCGGTCTCGTCGAGGAGATGGTCGTTGTATGCAGCCCCGAGCGCGCCGCGGGCCCGCCGCCGATCGAGACG harbors:
- a CDS encoding ketopantoate reductase family protein, which codes for MKVTIIGAGAIGGLAGAYMTRAGHDVLLVDRWAEHVDAMNRDGIFIDGIRGEMRVPVRAAHIDALADVVNGPLEAVLIATKSQHTEAALRQVVPLLGADSFVVSFQNGFNEPRIAEVLDETGVGSAGRVMGSIPNYGGALVDPGHLEFVHEGPIQLGEMSGAPTPRLTELAAMLGELTEVQVSSNIWGQIWAKEVYSAQVVFSALADARIHETLGNERYARVAGAVVREALEIADANGIAVEAFDFFDPANYRVKTADDTARLIANINHAIWLLKKDQKPGGHVFRKQGSGIWWDIVYRNRPSEVRSSNGKLVDYGNAVGADTRLNERLCGMIYEIEQGERQLGLHNFVELEEYVTSIGKALP
- the metH gene encoding methionine synthase, giving the protein MATAFKLDDDAPAPSRATFVNIGERTNVTGSAAFKKLIMGGDYTAAVEVARSQVENGAQIIDVNMDEGLLDAEVAMTTFLKLIAAEPDIARVPVMIDSSKWAVIEAGLRCVSGKPIVNSISMKEGVEPFLAAARKCRMYGAAAVVMAFDEQGQADTAARKVEICGRAYDLLVADGFPADEIIFDPNIFAVATGIEEHDNYGVDFIEACRAIKLRCPHARISGGVSNMSFSFRGNEPVRRAMHSVFLYYAIAAGLDMGIVNAGQLDVYDTIDPELRDACEDVILNRPARVPGLTNTERLVELADKFKGGVQAEKATEEWRGWPVAKRLEHALVKGLDAYVVDDTEEARLLATRPIDVIEGPLMAGMNVVGDLFGAGKMFLPQVVKSARVMKKAVAHLLPYIEAEKSEGASSKGRIVMATVKGDVHDIGKNIVGVVLQCNNFEVVDLGVMVPWSTILKAANDHNADMIGLSGLITPSLDEMVTVAAEMQRAGMTMPLLIGGATTSRVHTALRIAPAYKGPTIHVLDASRAVGVAGAMVSETIKDELVQRTSDEYEAIRVARANKGDSKLVPLAVARANAYRADFAKHPPVKPATTSSILADYPLENLIPYIDWVPFFRAWELAGNYPAILTDPVVGEAATSLFADAQAMLEQIVREKWLTANGVVGFWPARRDGDDVLLFTDETRTTVRSRVPFLRQQVEKREGRPNSCLADFVSDGDDWLGGFAVTAGQGIEPHLARFKANHDDYNDILLKALADRLAEAFAEHLHERVRKEYWGYAPLEQLSPEDLVREKYAGIRPAPGYPACPDHSVKPELFELLGATNATGITLTESFAMLPTAAVSGYYFASPEASYFGVARVGKDQVADYARRRGVDVEQAETWLRPNLDG
- a CDS encoding VOC family protein, whose translation is MSPFHLAFRIDAIEPTRHFYAGLLGCRQGREAANWIDFEFYGHQISAHVGPRPEKVLMTRVDDEEVPLSHFGAIVDWPEWQRLAERIAASGNDFVVTPHVRFAGQPGEQGTFFVADPSGNVLEFKAFRDRSAIFANDHNDGSVGEQAA
- a CDS encoding M24 family metallopeptidase produces the protein MRRKVLTGLAVCAMALADTIAAAAAPPVLPLREQAAVIDADLKTRLDTIVPRLMREQHADMWVLVAREYAEDPVVATMLDARSLHARRRTILIFFDPGGGKPLERLTVSRYGLAGLFAPVWDPSKEPDQWRAFAAIVAARNPHKIVVDVSPLTAFGDGLTHSQYEALAGSLSPALRSRIVESEALAVGWLETRSPDQLARYPGIVAIAHSIIAEAFSRKVITPGVTTTEDVQWWMRERIRTLGFDTWFHPSIDSFRKGAPEPLEGATVIEPGDMLWCDFGITYLRLNTDTQQLAYVLRPGETAAPAGLRAGLAAANKLQDMLTSRFRLGVTGNTLLAETRADAISKGLKPSIYSHPLGYHGHAAGSSIGYWDNQGPSPTGEHPLVADTAFSIELNTEAAVPEWGGQTIPFRLEEDGWFDGKAFHWLDGRETEFYLIR
- the gcvA gene encoding transcriptional regulator GcvA, giving the protein MRRRLLPSLTALRTFEAVARSMSFTEAAAELNVTQSAASRQVRALEQFLDLPLFVRGKRALELTPEGRVYAATVKDALDGIELATLQVMANERGGGVLTIGTLPTLAMRWLIPRLSSFSDAHPRITVNIISGDGPLVLGAQGEDVALRFGTGDWPENDVYRLGLVEEMVVVCSPERAAGPPPIETPQSLRGHVLLRHSTRAGAWPHWLSAAGMTDIDPSGPSFEHFFMIIQAAVAGLGVALLPRFLIEDELRSRALVMPLTLSTIYDGGYYLICPRGRSELPKIRAFRDWLLAESRN